In Brevibacterium zhoupengii, the following are encoded in one genomic region:
- a CDS encoding acetyl/propionyl/methylcrotonyl-CoA carboxylase subunit alpha codes for MTTVLPEQSTAQLHTDVPTAAVRRVLIANRGEIALRIIRAAHDLGVKAIAVYTRADSDADFVHLADDAWLLDGAGPGETYLDIEKILALAKRSGADAIHPGYGYLAENALFAQAVIDAGLTWIGPPPAAIELLGDKSGAREVAEAVSAPVAPGSDGAVVDLAEAAEVAQRIGYPIVIKAVHGGGGRGFRACATAADLETAYTAATREALGAFGRGECLIEKQIVRPRHIETQCLADAHGNVQVLSTRDCTLQRRNQKIVEEAPAPFLDADQESLVTEASIRVLAHVGYVGAATCEFLLGTDGTIIFMEANARIQVEHTVTEEVTGVDLVAWQLRIASGEHLPESFPQVRGHSIQFRINAEDPTTYFPATGTVKNHRAPAGPGVRLDSGIGEGSVVGTDFDPMLAKLIITGADRNQALARARRALDEYRIEGVSTLLPLHRVLVADKAFAQDFEVWTNWLETAFVNPLADPQLGEQMSTATDSFSVVVEVDGRRMTVSVPKDVISDLGHVPSPSVPRRKRSLSRKGAQLADDSNSLNAPMQGTIVSVSVAAGDTVEAGDTLAVIEAMKMEQPLKAGHSGTISEVLVDTGVSVRSGEPIIRFAA; via the coding sequence ATGACCACAGTTCTCCCCGAACAGTCGACCGCACAGCTGCACACCGATGTCCCCACTGCTGCAGTGCGCCGCGTTCTCATCGCCAATCGCGGTGAGATTGCTCTGCGCATCATCCGGGCCGCTCATGACCTCGGTGTCAAGGCCATCGCCGTGTACACCCGTGCAGACTCGGACGCTGACTTCGTGCATCTGGCTGACGATGCCTGGCTGCTCGACGGGGCCGGTCCCGGGGAGACCTATCTCGACATCGAGAAGATCCTTGCCCTGGCCAAACGCTCTGGCGCCGATGCGATCCACCCCGGCTACGGCTATCTGGCCGAGAATGCACTGTTCGCTCAGGCTGTCATCGACGCCGGTCTGACGTGGATCGGCCCTCCCCCGGCGGCGATCGAACTCCTCGGCGACAAGTCCGGTGCTCGCGAGGTCGCAGAGGCCGTCTCTGCTCCCGTCGCACCCGGCTCCGACGGTGCCGTTGTAGATCTGGCAGAGGCCGCCGAGGTAGCGCAGCGGATCGGTTATCCGATCGTCATCAAGGCCGTCCATGGCGGCGGCGGGCGCGGTTTCCGTGCCTGTGCCACTGCTGCGGACCTCGAAACCGCCTACACCGCAGCCACGCGTGAGGCGCTCGGTGCCTTCGGCCGCGGAGAATGCCTCATCGAGAAGCAGATCGTGCGCCCACGCCACATCGAAACCCAGTGCCTGGCCGATGCCCATGGCAATGTGCAGGTCCTCTCGACTCGCGACTGCACTCTGCAGCGCCGCAACCAGAAGATCGTCGAAGAGGCCCCGGCTCCATTCCTCGACGCCGACCAGGAAAGTCTCGTCACCGAGGCTTCCATCCGCGTGCTCGCCCATGTCGGCTATGTGGGGGCAGCTACGTGCGAGTTCCTGCTCGGCACCGACGGCACGATCATCTTCATGGAAGCCAACGCACGGATCCAGGTCGAGCACACTGTGACCGAGGAGGTCACAGGTGTTGACCTCGTCGCTTGGCAGCTGCGCATCGCCTCGGGTGAGCACCTGCCCGAGTCATTCCCCCAGGTCCGTGGGCACTCGATCCAGTTCCGGATCAATGCCGAGGACCCCACGACGTACTTCCCCGCCACCGGCACGGTGAAGAACCACCGAGCTCCGGCCGGGCCGGGCGTGCGCTTGGACTCAGGCATCGGAGAAGGCAGCGTCGTCGGCACGGACTTCGATCCGATGCTGGCAAAGCTCATCATCACTGGAGCCGACAGGAACCAGGCATTGGCGCGGGCACGACGGGCATTGGACGAGTACCGCATCGAGGGAGTGTCCACTCTGCTCCCTCTGCACCGCGTCCTCGTCGCAGACAAGGCCTTCGCCCAAGACTTCGAGGTCTGGACCAATTGGCTCGAGACTGCATTCGTCAATCCACTCGCCGACCCACAACTAGGAGAACAGATGAGTACAGCAACCGACAGTTTCAGCGTTGTGGTCGAAGTCGATGGGCGACGGATGACCGTCTCAGTTCCCAAGGACGTCATCTCCGACCTCGGACATGTCCCCAGCCCGAGTGTCCCGCGCCGCAAACGCAGCCTCAGCCGCAAGGGAGCGCAGCTGGCCGACGATTCGAACTCACTCAATGCGCCCATGCAGGGCACGATCGTTTCCGTGTCCGTCGCAGCCGGTGACACCGTCGAGGCAGGCGATACTCTGGCCGTCATCGAAGCGATGAAGATGGAGCAGCCGCTCAAGGCCGGTCATTCCGGCACCATCTCCGAGGTGCTTGTCGACACCGGAGTCTCGGTGAGGTCGGGCGAGCCGATTATCCGTTTCGCCGCCTGA